GAGTTACTTCACTCGCGGATTGAGGGTCGAAACTCGCCCGTTCGAGCTAAACAAGACATCCTTTTACCAAGGCGGCAAGTGCGGCGACATCCTTAAGTACTTCAAGCGGACACCAATCCAGCTTGGCGCAACATGGATCTTCCTCCTCGACCGCGACATGCCTGCCGACGAACTTCGTACGTTTCTTGTCAACCGGTTTCAACCATTCGTAGATCAGTTTGTCTTCGTTTACCAGTACTCAGAAGCTGATCGTACTGACATTACGACAACGGAACTCGAAGACATGCTACCCATTCCCTTTTTATCTAGATCAATCGTCTCGGCAAGCGAGGCGACTGGAGTGTCCGTACCAGAGGACGATCGCCGAGACGGCGAGTCATTTGACGCGGAAATGATTAGGAAGATTATCGACGCGGACGATAGGAAGCGATTTGAAACCTCATTCAAGAGCCACCTAAATCGCAACCTGCGAGATGCATGCAAGGGCCTACGAAAGCATGAGGATTTCATTGCTTCATTTCCTAAGTACACAGCATGGGCTGACAGGGTAGTCGGAGATATTGCAGCAAAACGAAACGGCGCAACCTCTAAACCTAAAACTTCAACTCAGTAATCGATATAGCGACTGTGCCTCCTTCAATTGAGCCGCCCCCGGCCGCCAAACAGGAGCAAAACGGCCGAGAGCGACTCTTTTGTAAAGGAGCGGGCAGCGTGGAAGCTTACCGAGAAACCACGCTGCCCGGGCTTTCGCCAACAGAGCTACTACACTCCGCCCTCCCCAGTGGTCGGCGAAACTAGCGGCGGTTTGAGCTGAACTCGTTTTGGAAGGTCCAGCTTTCGAGCGGCATCGGCGTCGGTACGTCGTCGTTGCGACGGTTCGTCACCCCCTCGCCAAATGCCATCCCCGCGTACATCGAGTGTTCCTGCCGAGTCGCCGCGGGTTCGGGAGCAGTAACCGGCTTGGGATCGTCAACGAACTCGTTGCGAAAATTCCAAACGTGCAGTTCCATTGGCGTCGGCTTGTCGTTGGCGATTGCCTCTTCACGCTGGCGTTCAGCTTCCTGTTCCGGAGTCCAAAACCGGCTGTATCTCCCGCTGTATACGTACCCTGGATCGTCGTTGGGAGCTTGGCCGCCGTTACCGCCGCAATTGCAAGTGGAGCGGGAGTTACCGCAGCACGACATATGGGGTTCGTTCGTGATAAACATTTGTTTCATATGTAATATTATCCTCGTTAAATCGTGTTAAAGCCCGGATTTATTATACGCTTCACCTGCCGGGGGAAATCGAAGAGACCTAGAGCACGCTAGGTGCGGCGAATCGTGGAGATTTTATCGCGGTAGGCCTGCATTTCGCTCTTGCGCTTCATCGCGGCCTCTTCCTCGTCGAGCCGCAATCGTTCGTGCCGCGACTCACGAGAGTCCGGGAACTCATCCACAAGCTGCTGCTTCAACTGTTCTTCTTTGGCCTGTAGTTTCGCGATACGCTCGGCACCCCGCTTGAGTTGCTCGTCAGCGTCGGCCGGCGGCGGTGGGCAATGCATCGGCCCCTTGAAGTGATTGGCGGCCTGCTCGGTGCAATCTCGCTTGAAGTTGTCGAAGTTACGCTGCTCATCAACGATCTTCGCGGACACGTACTCCAACTGGAAGCGAACAGCGTCATCTGGAGAGAATGGCGGCTGACGGGTCTGGGTTGGGAAGGCACTCCCAAACATCGGCGGGGGCGTCCAGTACTTCGCCCCATTCTCGAAAATGGTGGTGTCGCTCTCTCTAACGTAAACGTAGCTCAATGGGCTACCATCCTCGCCGAGCTGGGCTGCGGCGAATCGCTCAAAAGGGGCCAAACCGTCTGACATCGAAGTTCTCCTAAAATAGGACCAAAGGAAAGTAATTGCTAACCAAAGAGGTTTCCGCCAAGATCAACGAACCCGTTGTTTAAGGCGTCGTTGAAAGACCTGTTATTAGGCATCGCTCGCACGCGGGACTCTTCTGCTTCGTACTCGGCTCTGCGTCGATCAAAGTCAGACCAAGGATCGGGAGGCGGCGAGTTATCGGTGGGGTTGTAGAGAACCCGAATTTGGAATGGCCGAACGCCGGCAACCTCGTGGGCCATGAGCAACGCGAGAGCAAAGGCACTAAACGTATCGCCGTGGCCGTCACCGTCTCTGGGGGAAGTCAGCCGGCAACCATACGATTTTTCTTCGACACGCAGGCGATTCAAATCTCGGCGCAACGGCTCGCAGTCGTACAGTTGGATGCGACGATCGCCGAAGCATTCAATCGTCAGCGTCGCCTGCTGGCGAAGGTTTGCAGCAACTGGTGGAATCTCGCGCATCCACGGCTGGTTTCCGTACAGCCGTCGACTGTTGCGGCGTCGGTGCCCGGAATCCGCTTCTAGCGTTTGGGCCAAGTGCTCTGCCTGCCAAGGATCGAATCCAATAAACTCCAATCCATACTGCTTTTCGAGGCTGAGGATGTACTGCTCAACTTCGATCAAATCGATCTTCTGGCCGAGCGTCGGCCGCCACTGCTTCTGGTGTGCGAGCCGAATCTTGCCGGCAACGCCCCCCTCGGGAACAGCGAGAACTACAACAGCCGAGCAATCGCGGGTCAGCCCCAAGTCGAGCCCGGCCACAAAGATGTAATCTCTCTCGTCACCGCGCATGGGCTGAAGATCGTCCTTGAACGCCGCGGCGATGTCCTCCTTGGTGAGTGCGTCGCCACCAGCAGAAGACCATTCGTTCAACCACAGGCGGTTGTATGCTAGGCCCGGCAAGAGGCGTCGCTGTTCGGCTAGCGTTTTCTCCGTCATCCAACTGGCGACTGGTCCGTCGAGGCGACGAAAGATCCAGTCTTCATCGTTGCGAATTGATTCGCGGAGTTTCCACTGCCATGTTTCAGCGAAGCCCGCGTTGCTGATAATTACAAAGAGACAACCGGTGCGCTTCGCAGCCGACGAGATCAGCGAACCGAACAACTGTTCCGCGGAATCGAGCCAATGGGTCAACTCGTCGGCGATGATCAGGTCAGGTAGAATGCCGTAGCTGGACGCAACATCGCTGGTCGACACAGTCAGCGACGCTCCAAAGCCCGGGTGGGTCTGGTGGACGTTTACAACTGAGAGCTTCTGGACTTCGATGACTTCCGCCAACCACGGGTTCAGTCTCAAGATGACGTCGATGGCGTTGCGGAGTAGAGCGGCTTGTTCGGAATCGGCGGCGAAGCAGTACCCCTTGATTGGTCGAGTCGCGAACATCAACGCCCAGATTACGATGACCGCCAAATCTGTTGTCTTACTATGGCCGCGGGGACGCTCCAAATAAGCTCGCATAACCGCGGTATCGGAGTCTGAGCGGCCGGCGCAACGCATCAAGCCGGGGTCGATCGCGGCGAAGTCTTCACGCTGCCAATCATCCATAATCTGGCCGAATCGCTTCACCGAGCCGTCAGCGTCGACCAACAGATCATCGCGGAACGCTGCGGGGTTCTCGGCATACTTCGCTAGTTTTGCTGCGTTCATACTACTCCTCCACGTCCGTTACTTGCGGGGCTTGCCGGAGCGTCGCCCAAATATCAACCTTCTTATCTAAATCCAACAGCCGTAAATTCCGGTCGCGTTGGTCCGATGCCTTGGCGATCTCCCCGCTGAACCGTAGCCGGTCGCTAGCCGTCATCTTCCCTTCCGCCTCTCGCAACCAATGCTGGGCGAGAATGCCGTGCCTCTCCCACTTACAGATAGAGTTGATACAGGCGGCGTCGGTCATACTCACCGAACCCTTAGCGTTCTCCACCAAGGCCTCCAAGTGCCTGCGGAGCCCATTCACCCGCTGCTCCACGTACTGAAGGTGCTCGGGGATCGATTTGCTCAAACTTGTTGCCTTGGTCGAAGTGCGGAAGCAGGAAGGTGAGGCCGTTGTGAGTGGCGAGCGCCGGCTTAACGCCCGTGGGCGGCTCGCCGTCGCGATCTTGTGCGGCTGGGGCGAAGTATCCTCTCGCAGACTCAAAATTAAGCGCTGCGAGGGCGAGATTCTTAAGATTGTTGGCGCAGTCGCTTTTGCGAGAGGCTTCGCGAGCAGCCTGTACTGCCGGAAGCAGCAGCGCAATAAGAATCGCGATGATCGCGACAACGACGAGGAGTTCGACGAGCGTGAACGCATCGCGACGCGTTCTGCTGGCGGCGTAACCGTTCATACGGATGGCCCTGAAGGAGCGCTGCATGCCGCTCGGTCAGAAAGGTTCCGCGTCCATTGCTGACAATGGGCACATCCGTTGTGGCTGTTATGCTAGCAATTCATCATTCTGGACACAAAGAGATTCTGATAAAAAAACGAGCGGCCGAGAAATCTCGGCCGCTCGTCCAATCTTGGGCGTTTTTGAGGCTCGCTCAGGCGGTTCTCAAAAACGCTGAATCGACTAGCCACGACGACGCGTAGCGACGGCGGCGATCAGGCTCAGTCCGGCCAGCGACAGCGTGGCTGGCTCCGGAACTGCCGGCGTCGCATTGAACTGCACGTTGTCCAGGCGGTTGTTGCCAGCGGCGGCCGTGGCGCCCGTGCCGACGAAGCGGACAATGACGGACGACTTGTTCTCGATGGCCGGGAACGCGCTGAAATCGACCGAGACGACGCCTACCGCGGCGAACGTCGTGGCAGCCGCGGGAAGAACGTTGGTGACGACAGGCGTGAACGAGCCGCCGCCGTCCGTCGAGAACGACCACGCATTCGTGGTGTAACCCGTGGCGGTACGCTGGTGGGCGTAGGTGAGGACGACGTCCTCGAGACCCAGCGTCGAGAACGAGAAATCGACCGGAGTGCCGTTACCCGGGAAGTTGGTTCCAGCAACGAGCGAAAGAGATTCTTCGGCGGGATCGGCGCCGACGGCGTTGATCGTCGTGCCGCCGAAGTCGTCGACCGTGCCGAGATAGCCGGCCAGGTTTAGAGTGCCGGAGCCTGAACTGGCCGCGAGCGTCGTGGGAACGCCGCCGGAGCCGGGGGTCGAGGCGGTGGCAATCGAAAGGGTATTAAAGTTCCAATTAGCAATCAGAGCGGCGTGCGCCGCGCTGCCTTGCGACGCGATGGCGCCGACAAGAGTGAAAATCACCGCAAGTTTCTTCATTAGACATCTCCTCAGGCGTTGCAACACTTGTAAAAGGGTTAAATAGATTTCGAGGTGAGTAATTCAGTCGCCGTCGAATTGAAAGGGTATTCGGCGGGGCGGTTCGAGGCCGTTGGCCATCATAATCCTGTTTGCACGCTTCTCATGCATATTCACGATAAATTCACTAACCGGAAAAACTGTGCAGACAGTTCGCAACGGCAAACTTTGCGCCAAGAGTTGGGCTGGTCGACGGAGTTAAGCCCCTGGGCGTCGCGGTGCTAGCTGCAACCTGAAGGCAGCCAACGGCTTGCGGCGGCCCTGCGGCGGGCTACACGCTTGGCCAATGGGCTGGAGAGCAATCGGGTTTCGCACGAAATGCCCCATAAGGCGGCAACGGCGGCCGCTTGCCGTGGCACATTCAGGGGGCCCCCGGGCGGGGGGCGCAGTGGGGCCCGAAGCAGGCCGTTCGGCGGTAGATCCGGCGTCGATCAGTACTGAAAGTGCTTGATCTGCTCGCCCTGATCGTCGATCTCGCTCAGCGATTCGATGCCGATTTCGAGATGAACGTCCGACCAATCTTGGCTCACCTTCTGGTCGCTGAGTTGAGTCTTCACCCCTTCGGGAGTCATCGGCAGATCGGAAACCAGCAACAAGGCGCCGCGGGCGATCTGGTTTTTGTGGCCGACCGCAAAGATCGTCGCCGTTTCCATGTCGATGGCAATCGGCGTGTACTCGGCCAGCTGCTTCTTGAAGTCCTCGTCGTGCTCCCACACGCGGCGGTTGGTCGTGTAGACGACGCCCGTGCGGTAGTCGAGATGCCGGTCGACGAGCTTCTGCGAGACGAACTTGTGGAGCTTGAACGAGGGGAGGGCGGGGACGAGTTTGGGCAGGTAGTCGTCGGAGGTGCCTTCGCCGCGGATGGCGCCGATCGGCAGGATGAAGTGGCCGATTTCGGTCGAACGCTTCAGGCCGCCGCATTTGCCGAGGAACAGGACCGCCTTCGGGTTGTAGGCCGTCAGCAGGTCCATCACCGTGGCGGCGTTCGGCGAGCCGATGCCGAAGTTAACGATCGTTAGGCCGTCGGAGTTCGTCGCAGCCTGCATCGGGCGGTCGATGCCGTAAACCGATGTGCTGAATTTTTCCGCGAAGCGAGTGACGTAGTTGCGGAAGTTGGTGAGCAGGACGTATTCGCCGAACTGGTTGATCGGCATTCCGGTGTAGCGGGGAAGCCAGTCGTGAACGAGGTCGTGCTTCGTGATCATGAACCGCGCCTGGTGTGGGGGCGAACGGAGGGAGCCGCGATCTACAACCTAATGGAGCGGGGCGGCTGATTCCAGCTTGATCTTGGGGTGGTGCTAGAGCCTTGAGGCTTAACTTACACCGGGAACTCAAAGGCTCTTGCACTGTTTTCTTTGCGCCTTCGCGCCTTTGCGTGAGACTTGCCTTTCTTCGGATGATCTCACGCAAAGGCGCAAAGGCGCAAAGGGGAAGACGAATTCGGGAGATAAGGAATTGGGCTAGGTCGCACTCATTGGCTCGTTGAGGCGCGACTCTTTTTGAGAGTTTCATAGCGTCCTGGACGGTTCAATCTCAAAGATTGCCGCACAAATTGGCGAATACCGGGCGTCATTCATGAGGGGCTTCGCGGGGATTCCCCTAGCAGCGGCATACTCGGGAGCCCGCTGGCGGTCCGATTTCGTCCGGTTGGGGTTTATTCTTCGAGCGGCTTATCCCGCCAAATTGGGCCAATTTGCCGTCGGCAGCGCCAGCGCTCATAATGCAAGTCTATGGCTGGACACGGCTTCCGGCCTGCCAGCCCCCGCCGCGACGCACCTCCTTCCTCAATAGCCCACTCAAGTCATGGACGCCGGACAGATTCTGTTGAAGCACGGTTTGCTGTCCGACTCGGACCTTTCGCGGGCAATCGATGCCCGGACGAACGGTTCGCGCGTCGATCAGTTGGCCGTCGAGATGGGACTGGTCGGCGAAGCAGACGCCTTGCGGGCGTTGGGACTGGAGACCGGCGTTGATTTCATCGAGCTTGAGTCGGCCTCAGTCGACCTGTCGCTGCTGCAGACTTTTCCGCAGAGGCTGATCCATCGCCACGGGTTGTTCCCGATCGAAAAAAGTCGCGGGGCCGTGCTGGTCGCGACTTCCGATCCGCTGAACCTCCACCCGCTCGACGAAGCGGCGGCGGCCCTGGGGTGTCCGATCATTCCCGTGGCGGCGACGCGCGAGGCGATCGCCAAGCGGATCAAAACGCATCTCGGCGTCGGCAGCGAGACGATCGAAGGGTTGCTTGCCCAGCGCGAAGAGGAAGAGGTCGAACTCGTCGACGGCCTGCAAGTCGAGGATGGCGAAATCGCCGCCGAGGTGCAGGAAGCGTCGGTCGTTCATCTGGTGAACGAGATTCTGCTCGAGGCCATCGACTCGCGAGCGTCGGACGTGCACATCGAGTCGCAGCCTTCGGGCGTGAAGGTGCGTTACCGCATCGACGGCTTGCTGCAGCAGCAACCGACGCCGCCAGAGATCAACCGCTTTCAGGCGGCGATCATCAGCCGGTTAAAGATCATGGCGCGGCTGAACATCGCCGAGAAACGCCTGCCGCAAGATGGTCGCATCAAGCTGAAGGTGCATGGCCGCGAGGTCGATGTCCGCGTGTCGGTGATCCCGATGTTGCATGGCGAGGGAATCGTCATGCGTATTCTCGACAAAGGGAAGATGGAATTCTCCCTTGAGAAGCTCGGCATGGCGCCGCAGATGAAGGCGACGTTCGATCGGCTGATTCGCATGCCGCACGGCATCATCCTGGTGACGGGGCCGACCGGTTCGGGCAAGACGACGACGCTTTATAGCGCGCTCGTCGGCATTAAAAGCGAAGATACAAAAATCATCACGACCGAAGACCCGGTCGAATACCAGCTCGAAGGGATCAACCAGATTCAGGTTCATCCGAAGATTGGGCTGACGTTCGCCATGTCGCTGCGTTCGATCTTGCGGCATGACCCTGACGTGGTGCTGGTGGGCGAAATTCGCGATCACGAGACAGCGGAGAATGCGATTCAGGCGTCGCTCACTGGTCACTTGGTGTTTAGCACGCTTCATACGAACGATGCGCCGAGCGCGTATACGCGACTCGTCGACATGGGCATCGAGCCGTTCCTCGTGGCGAGCACGATCGAAGGGGTGATGGCCCAACGGCTCGTGCGGCGGCTTTGCCCCAAGTGCCGTGAGGAGTACGAACCGCAGCGAGACGAATTGCCGGACGATTTTCCGTGGGACGAGTACCGTGCGCTCGATCGACCGATCTACCGCAACACCGGTTGCCGCGCCTGTCGCGGGGCGGGGTTCGCCGGGCGGCAAGGGATTTTCGAACTGTGCGAAACGACCGACGGCGTGCGGCAGTTGGCCCATGACCGCGCGAGCAGCTGGGAGATTCGCAAGATCGCGCTGAAGGAAGGGATGCGTACCTTGCGCGACGATGCCTGGCACAAGGTGTTTGAGGGAATCACGACGGTGGATGAAGTGTTGCGGGTCACTAAAAGCGACATTAAGTAGCGAATAGTAATGGGGAATGCTGAATGGGGAATGGGGCATAGTGAGGGGACTCGTATGCGAAATCAAGAGTTGAGCAACCGTACCAAGCAGTTTGCGCTTCGTGTGATGAGACTATTCTCTGCTTTGCCGCATTCGGACTTGGGGCGTGTTCTCGGTAAGCAGTTACTTCGATCTGGAACGTCAGTCGGCGCAAACTACCGTGAGGCCTGCCGAGCACGTTCTGATGCGGAGCTCATCTCCAAGCTTGGCATTGTCGAGCAAGAGCTAGACGAATCGATTTACTGGATGGAACTGTTAGTGGACGGCGAGATCGTCACCGCCGCGCGCTTGGGCGAGTTAATGACGGAAGCCGACGAGTTAATGAAGATCGTGGTGACCTCCATCAAAACCATCAAATCACGATAGTGCCACTACCCCACTCCCCATTCAGCATTCCCCATTTGTAATGCCCGATTTTGCTTACATTGCACGAACTGCCACGGGGCAACGCGTTGAAGGCGTGTTGGCTGCCGGTTCGCAGCGCGAAGCATTGTTGGCGCTCGCGGGCAAAGAACTGTTCCCCGTTCAGGTGAAGCCTTCTGGCGGGAAGGTCGTCGCTGCAGGATCGCTCAAGGTTCGGCCGCAGGCGATGTCGCAGTTCTACGTCCAGATGGCGGCGCTGCTGCGGAGCGGCGTGCCGTTGTTGCGGTCGCTCGATGTGCTGGGGCGACAGGCGACCAATCCGACGATGAAGAAGATCGTCGACGATCTCCACTCGCGAATCACCGAAGGCGATTCGCTCGCCGAGGCGATGGCCCGGCATCCGCGGGCATTCAACGAACTTTCGCGCAGCATCATCCGCGCGGGCGGCGAAGGCGGGTTTCTCGAAGAGGCGCTCGAACGCGTCGCCAAGTTCACCGATCAGCAGGCTGAGCTGAAGGGCCGCGTGACGGGGGCGATGGCGTACCCCATCTTCCTGATGGTGTTGGGCGTCGCGATCGTCGTCGGGCTGATGATTTTTGCGGTGCCGCAGTTCGAGACGTTGTTCGAACGGCTGCGCGAGCGCGGAGAATTGCCGATTCTGACCGATGGCCTGTTGCGGGTCAGTGCAAGCATCCACACCTACGGACTGTTGATGGCGCTGGCGATTGTCGGCATCGTGCTGGCGGCGCGACACCAGCTCATGACCGAGCGAGGACGCTGGTGGCTCGATCGGCAGCGGTTAAGACTACCA
This sequence is a window from Lacipirellula parvula. Protein-coding genes within it:
- a CDS encoding terminase large subunit domain-containing protein; translation: MNAAKLAKYAENPAAFRDDLLVDADGSVKRFGQIMDDWQREDFAAIDPGLMRCAGRSDSDTAVMRAYLERPRGHSKTTDLAVIVIWALMFATRPIKGYCFAADSEQAALLRNAIDVILRLNPWLAEVIEVQKLSVVNVHQTHPGFGASLTVSTSDVASSYGILPDLIIADELTHWLDSAEQLFGSLISSAAKRTGCLFVIISNAGFAETWQWKLRESIRNDEDWIFRRLDGPVASWMTEKTLAEQRRLLPGLAYNRLWLNEWSSAGGDALTKEDIAAAFKDDLQPMRGDERDYIFVAGLDLGLTRDCSAVVVLAVPEGGVAGKIRLAHQKQWRPTLGQKIDLIEVEQYILSLEKQYGLEFIGFDPWQAEHLAQTLEADSGHRRRNSRRLYGNQPWMREIPPVAANLRQQATLTIECFGDRRIQLYDCEPLRRDLNRLRVEEKSYGCRLTSPRDGDGHGDTFSAFALALLMAHEVAGVRPFQIRVLYNPTDNSPPPDPWSDFDRRRAEYEAEESRVRAMPNNRSFNDALNNGFVDLGGNLFG
- a CDS encoding DUF1559 domain-containing protein, which codes for MNGYAASRTRRDAFTLVELLVVVAIIAILIALLLPAVQAAREASRKSDCANNLKNLALAALNFESARGYFAPAAQDRDGEPPTGVKPALATHNGLTFLLPHFDQGNKFEQIDPRAPSVRGAAGEWAPQALGGLGGER
- a CDS encoding PEP-CTERM sorting domain-containing protein, which encodes MKKLAVIFTLVGAIASQGSAAHAALIANWNFNTLSIATASTPGSGGVPTTLAASSGSGTLNLAGYLGTVDDFGGTTINAVGADPAEESLSLVAGTNFPGNGTPVDFSFSTLGLEDVVLTYAHQRTATGYTTNAWSFSTDGGGSFTPVVTNVLPAAATTFAAVGVVSVDFSAFPAIENKSSVIVRFVGTGATAAAGNNRLDNVQFNATPAVPEPATLSLAGLSLIAAVATRRRG
- a CDS encoding AMP nucleosidase, whose translation is MITKHDLVHDWLPRYTGMPINQFGEYVLLTNFRNYVTRFAEKFSTSVYGIDRPMQAATNSDGLTIVNFGIGSPNAATVMDLLTAYNPKAVLFLGKCGGLKRSTEIGHFILPIGAIRGEGTSDDYLPKLVPALPSFKLHKFVSQKLVDRHLDYRTGVVYTTNRRVWEHDEDFKKQLAEYTPIAIDMETATIFAVGHKNQIARGALLLVSDLPMTPEGVKTQLSDQKVSQDWSDVHLEIGIESLSEIDDQGEQIKHFQY
- a CDS encoding GspE/PulE family protein yields the protein MDAGQILLKHGLLSDSDLSRAIDARTNGSRVDQLAVEMGLVGEADALRALGLETGVDFIELESASVDLSLLQTFPQRLIHRHGLFPIEKSRGAVLVATSDPLNLHPLDEAAAALGCPIIPVAATREAIAKRIKTHLGVGSETIEGLLAQREEEEVELVDGLQVEDGEIAAEVQEASVVHLVNEILLEAIDSRASDVHIESQPSGVKVRYRIDGLLQQQPTPPEINRFQAAIISRLKIMARLNIAEKRLPQDGRIKLKVHGREVDVRVSVIPMLHGEGIVMRILDKGKMEFSLEKLGMAPQMKATFDRLIRMPHGIILVTGPTGSGKTTTLYSALVGIKSEDTKIITTEDPVEYQLEGINQIQVHPKIGLTFAMSLRSILRHDPDVVLVGEIRDHETAENAIQASLTGHLVFSTLHTNDAPSAYTRLVDMGIEPFLVASTIEGVMAQRLVRRLCPKCREEYEPQRDELPDDFPWDEYRALDRPIYRNTGCRACRGAGFAGRQGIFELCETTDGVRQLAHDRASSWEIRKIALKEGMRTLRDDAWHKVFEGITTVDEVLRVTKSDIK
- a CDS encoding four helix bundle protein, whose amino-acid sequence is MRNQELSNRTKQFALRVMRLFSALPHSDLGRVLGKQLLRSGTSVGANYREACRARSDAELISKLGIVEQELDESIYWMELLVDGEIVTAARLGELMTEADELMKIVVTSIKTIKSR
- a CDS encoding type II secretion system F family protein, which translates into the protein MPDFAYIARTATGQRVEGVLAAGSQREALLALAGKELFPVQVKPSGGKVVAAGSLKVRPQAMSQFYVQMAALLRSGVPLLRSLDVLGRQATNPTMKKIVDDLHSRITEGDSLAEAMARHPRAFNELSRSIIRAGGEGGFLEEALERVAKFTDQQAELKGRVTGAMAYPIFLMVLGVAIVVGLMIFAVPQFETLFERLRERGELPILTDGLLRVSASIHTYGLLMALAIVGIVLAARHQLMTERGRWWLDRQRLRLPIVGSIYSNLAVSRFCRVLGTLLLGGVPIVRSLKISSSSTGNLVLSQAIDNAADNITAGESLAAPLAASGHFPPNVVEMVAVAEQSNTLETVLTNIAESLEKETWRRLDLFVRLLEPIMLLFLAGAVLVIVLALMLPMLKSATSM